A region from the Triticum aestivum cultivar Chinese Spring chromosome 3D, IWGSC CS RefSeq v2.1, whole genome shotgun sequence genome encodes:
- the LOC123074335 gene encoding uncharacterized protein, protein METMVANGGGEGRAAARYGDREQQGAGCGGARRFQMPLHYPRYTRANYEAMPEWQLDRLLSDYGLPVHGNVHQKRSFAMGAFLWGAGN, encoded by the coding sequence ATGGAGACGatggtggcgaacggcggcggggagggccgggcggcggcgaggtACGGGGACAGGGAGCAGCAGGGCGCCGGGTGCGGGGGCGCGCGCCGCTTCCAGATGCCGCTGCACTACCCGAGGTACACCAGGGCCAACTACGAGGCCATGCCCGAGTGGCAGCTCGACCGCCTCCTCTCCGACTACGGCCTCCCCGTCCACGGCAACGTCCACCAGAAGCGCAGCTTCGCCATGGGCGCCTTCCTCTGGGGCGCCGGCAACTGA